The Calderihabitans maritimus genomic interval TCTCCAGAGCTCGAGAAAGATCACTGGCATATATAGCATCAATTTTTGTTTCCTTGAACCTGTCTCGCAGCCGTCGGGCTTGTTCCCTGCCTTCTTCGCTTAGTTGCACATCGCTGTGACCCTGGTAGCGTCGTCCTTTGTTCCATGGAGTGTGCCCATGCCGCACCAGGACAAGTTTAGTCAACTCTCTTACCTCCTATCTCCTCCAAAGAGTGAAGAAGCCGGTCGTTTGCCTGCCGATCCTTGACTGCCACCCGAATGTAATGGCTATTCAAACCGACAAAAGAACTGCAATCGCGGACAAGTATACCGCGGGTTCCCAGCCGGTCAACCATTTCGGGAGCGGAAAGACCCATCCCGCTTATGTCCATTAAAATGAAGTTGGCTTCTGCCGGATAAGGCTTACAGCCAGGGATTTTTCCCAAATTATGCATTAAATAATTTCTTTCTTGAGTGATTAGTTCACGGGTTTTTTCGCCGAAAGAAGGTGACTTTAGAGCGGCTATTCCGGCTCGCTGGGCAAAACAGTTGACACTCCATGGATCTTTTAACCACGCCAGAGCTTTCATTATCTTTTCCGGCCCTAAACCGCATCCTAACCTCAAACCGGGAAGGGCAAAAAACTTAGTCAAGGAATACACTAACAGGAGATTCGAGTACCGGCCTATTAGCCGTCGGCAGGAAGCCTCGGTACTGTTTGGTAAGAAATCAATAAAGGATTCGTCGACTACCACTAATACGCCGTTTTGATCGCAGAAACGAATAATTTCTTCCATCAGCGGCCGGGGAATGGTGTTGCCTACCGGGTTATTGGGGTTGCAGAGAAATAAT includes:
- the cobD gene encoding threonine-phosphate decarboxylase CobD → MQSASEKYGIPVEEFIDFSSNINPFGPPPAVLDEIKQNLAEISHYPDPDCRALRKVLSEYLDLPPEQILVGNGAVEIIYLIVRWKRPERVSVPAPTFVEYEKAARLEGSSVNYIFLQAERNFQLQMEQIEEAVEHSDLLFLCNPNNPVGNTIPRPLMEEIIRFCDQNGVLVVVDESFIDFLPNSTEASCRRLIGRYSNLLLVYSLTKFFALPGLRLGCGLGPEKIMKALAWLKDPWSVNCFAQRAGIAALKSPSFGEKTRELITQERNYLMHNLGKIPGCKPYPAEANFILMDISGMGLSAPEMVDRLGTRGILVRDCSSFVGLNSHYIRVAVKDRQANDRLLHSLEEIGGKRVD